The segment GACCGGGACCCAGGTTCTTGAGGAGCTGAATGTAAAAAAAATTGAGTTTGAGAAAGATGACGCTGTTTTAAAACGCCTTGCTGATGAGCGAAAGATCGAAGTGGCTGAAGAAGGTGGCCTTTCAGTAGCCATCGACATAGAGATAACGCCCGAGCTTGCCGATGAGGGTATGGCGCGGGAGCTGGTGCACCGCCTCCAGACGATGCGCAAGCAGGCCGGCTTCGACATCGCCGACTATATTTACACCTACTACCAGGGCGGTGAAAGTTTAAAGCGTGTAATCGAAAAACACGCTGACTATATAAAGCAGGAGACCCTCTCACGCGAGATCACCGCAGGGGTTCCTGGGGATGCCTACCAGGAGAGCCACAAGATCGCCGGTGAGGATGTGGTGCTGGGGGTGAAGCGGCAGGACTAGCTGCGGGGCCTTTCCACCAGCTTGGCTGAGGTGGTAGTCTCCCTGGTGCCGCGGAAATAGGTGATCTCGATAGTGTCGCCGATCTCGTGGGCGCGTATGGCCAGCACAACGTCATCGGCGGTGGTCACCCCTTCGCCATTAATGCGGGTGATTACGTCGTAAGCTTGCAACCCCGCCTGCACCGCCGGGGTTCCGGGTACTACCAGGTAAACCATGCCCCCCTCATCGGTGGCCAGGTTGTAGCTGCTGGCGATGGCCGGGGTTACGGTGACCAGCGATACACCGAGGTAGGGTCGCGAGACATAGCCCCTATCGATAAGCTCATCGACCACGGGGCGTGCGGTTTCGGCGCTCACGGCGAATCCGACGCCGGCAACATCGATAGCGGTTATCTTGGCGGTATTGATGCCCACCACCTCACCCTTCAGGTTGATGAGCGGGCCCCCGCTGTTGCCCGGGTTGATGGCGGCATCGGTCTGGATGACGTCGTAGAGAGACCAGCCACTTTCCACTTCGATAGTGCGCCCCAGGGCACTTATCACCCCCACGGTAACCGTGGGCCCACCCTTAAGTGCCAGGGCGTTGCCTATTGCGACTACCCATTCGCCAACCTCTACCTCGCTTGATTTACTGAATTCGACTGTCGGCAGGCTGTCACCCTCGATCTTTATCACCGCCAGGTCGGTGAGGGGGTCTGTGCCTGTAAGCGTGGCATCGAAGGCTCTCCCATCGGTGAGGGTAACCGTTATGCTTTCGGCCCCTTCCACAACGTGGTTATTGGTAACTATATAACCTTGCTCATCTATTATAACCCCCGAGCCGGCTTGCTCCGTAGGCACCGGCTGCAGGAAGATATTGTAGCTAACCGTTCCCACAATAACCGATACCACCGCCGGCTTTACTGCCTCCACTACTTCAGTGATGGATGGCAGCGAGAAAGACTCGGTGGTATTTGACGCCGTGGTAGGGGAGGGCGATGGCAGTGGCGTGGAGTAGTTCTCCTGGGGGGAGGCGCAGCCTGCTACCGCTACCATCACAAGCACAGCTACCAGAAAAGCTTTAACCCTACCCAAGGGTATACCTTCTAACCCTACTTTATAGTAGGCCCTGCTAACAGCTAATTTGAACCCCATCCTTTACGGAAAAAGCCTGCGTCTTTACCCGGGGACCTGTGGTAGGTGGGTCAGTGCCTCCTTTACCTGCTCCTCAGGATACTCATAGTCCACGAGCTTGCCCGATAGGTAAGCATCATAGGCTGCCATGTCGAAATGCCCGTGCCCGCTGTGAGCTATCAGGATGGTCTTTGCTATGCCTTCCTCCCTGCAGCGAAGGGCTTCATCGATGGCTACCTTGATATTGTGGCATGGCTCGGGAGCGCTGATAATGCCCTCTGTCCGGGCGAACTTTATCCCTGCCTCAAAGGTAGCGACCTGATGCTCAGCCCTGGCCTCGACGAAGCCTAGCTTATAGAGGTGGCATATTATGGGTGCCATCCCGTGGTAGCGGAGTCCTCCAGCGTGAATCGGGGAGGGGATAAAGGTGTGCCCCAGGGTGTACATCTTGAGAATAGGGGCAAGCCCGGCCACATCGCCGAAGTCATAGGCGTAAGGCCCCTTGGTCAGGCTGGGGGCGGCCGTAGGTTCGACACAGATAACGCGCAGGTCTGGTTTTGCTCCGCTGATTTTGTCCCGGACCCAGGGCAGGAATTGCCCGGCAAAGTTAGATCCGCCACCGATGTTGCCTACAATGATGTCGGGGTAGGCATCCGCCATCTCCATTTGTTTCCTGGTCTCCTCCCCGATGATGGTCTGGTGTAGCAGTACATGGTTAACCACGCTGCCTATGGAATACTTGGTATCATCACGGCTGAAGGCGTCCTCCAGGGCTTCGCTGATGGCGATACCCAGGCTTCCTGGCGAATTGGGGTCTTCCTTGAGGATGCCGCGTCCTATCTCCGTTTCCTCACTGGGGCTGGCCACACATTTGGCTCCCCAGGTCTCCATTAGAATACGGCGGTAGGGCTTCTGGTTATAGCTAATCTTAACCATGTAGACCTTGATCTCAACACCAAACATTGCGCCAGCCATGCTCAGGGCACTTCCCCATTGCCCGGCACCGGTCTCGGTGGTTATGCGCTTGACACCCTCTTTCCTGTTATAGTAACACTGGGCAACAGCCGTATTCGGCTTGTGACTCCCAGCCTGGCTTGTTCCTTCATATTTGTAGAAGATTTTTGCCGGTGTGTCCAAGGCCTTCTCCAGCCGATACGCCCGGTGCAGTACTGTTGGTCTCCAGGTGTGGTAAATAGCTTGCACTTCCTCCGGGATTTCAATCCAGCGCTCTTTGCTGAACTCCTGCTCATTTAGTGCCTCAGCGAAGAGGGGTGGTGGAAGGCGCGTAGGCTCCTTGGTACCAGGATGCAGCAATGGTGGCAGTGGCTCTGGCAAATCGGCTTGGATATTGTACCAATGGGTTGGCATATCCTTCTGATCAAGCACGTACATTGTTCTCTCCATCTTTCCCTCCCTTTTTAAATTATCTAAATGTGACAGATTGAAATCGTATTTGCTTTCTCACCCCCTTTTCCAGCATCACGCATTAAAAAAACCCTCCCTTCAAAGGGACGGGTTTAATCCGCGGTGCCACCCTTCTTGCCCTCTCCTACTCTGGAGGAAGGAGAGAGACCATCTCATTTTAAAGCACGGAGATAATTTGCTCCGCTCACCTCCATGCCCTGGGCTCTGGTAACGGTGCCCTTCCGTCAAAGCCTACTCCCCTTACCGGACAGGGTTTCGGTTTGAAGCTCCCAAGCCCATTCACCCTCCGCGCCAGCATCGGCTCACACCTAACCCGACTCTCTGTGCCTCGCCGGAGGGCTACTAGTCTTGTTCCCAGCCTTTTCGATCTTTATGGAAACTCGAAAGTACAGCTTTTACCGTAGGCTATAGATGCCTCTGGCTTATCGCCATACCAGATTTACAAGAATATACCACCGCTACTAATTTGTCAACCCCACGAATACAACTCTCGCTGCGTTATGTTTATAGCTAGGAGGGCATGGAGGGCTTCTTACTAATCCTGGGTATAAGAGTAACTCGGCATGAGCTGCCAATCGCTTAGCGGCCAGTAAATGAGCCACGTCTTACCGATGATGTTTTCGCCGGGCAGCATGCCCCAAACATGAGAATCGGTGCTGTGGTTTCGGTTATCGCCGAGGACGAAGTATTCGTCCTCGAGCAGCACTAGGGGGCCATAGGTATAGGTAGGCTCCTCGTTGATATAGGGCTCGTCAAGTGGGAATGTATCGCCGTTGACATCGGTTATATAAACCTGGCCATCCTTTACCTCCACCTCCTCCCCGGGTAAAGCGATCACCCGTTTTATGAGCGTGCGGTCCGGGTCCTGAGGGGAGTCAAATATAATAACATCGCCACGCTGGGGGTCACCGAACCAGTAAGATGCCTTAATCACCATTACGCGTTCATCGGTGTGAAGGCTGGGCTGCATGCTCTGACCCTCTACTATGCGGCTCTCCAGTGTGGCCTGAACGCCAAGGAAGATAATCACTGCTACCAGAAGCGTGGCTATAATTTCTCGAATGCTGGGCCTCATCGTTTTCATTATAACCCATCCATCTGGTATCTTCCACCCACCTCAGCTTGGACGGAGACCGCAGGTCTGGTAGAATGTGCTCCTATGGAAGAGGACGAGATTGTCAAGCGTGCCAGAGAGGGCGACGTCGACAGCTTTAACCGTCTGGTGGAGATATATCAAAGGAGAGTGTACAACCTCTCGCTGAGGATGCTGGGCAACGCACCGGCGGCTGAGGACGCCACTCAGGATGCCTTTCTCTCCGCTTTTCGGGGCATTAGCAGGTTCAGGGGCGGCAGCTTCAGGGCATGGCTTTTTCGTATCGCCACCAACGCCTGCTGGGACCAGCTTCGCGCAATTAGCCGTCGCCCTACCACTCCCATAGACGACATGCCTATGGAGCTCGAGTCCGACCAGCCTTCCCCGGAGGATTTTGCCGTGCGCCGCGAAATAGGCGAGAAGATCAAGAAAGCCCTGGCTGCTCTCCCGCCAGACCAGCGTCTGGCGGTCATCCTCCGCGATATCGAGGGGCTAGATTACCAGGAGATAGCCCGGGTCACCGGTAGCTCATTGGGAACGGTGAAGTCCAGGATCAACCGGGGGAGGGGAAGGCTTCGCCATTATCTAGAGCGATACAGGGAACTTTTCCCGTAGCAAGCCCGTCTTTACTATAGAGATGTACAGGCGAAAAAGTGAGTGCCAGATAGTACAGGGGCGGCTTTCACCCTATATCGA is part of the Dehalococcoidia bacterium genome and harbors:
- a CDS encoding sigma-70 family RNA polymerase sigma factor, whose translation is MEEDEIVKRAREGDVDSFNRLVEIYQRRVYNLSLRMLGNAPAAEDATQDAFLSAFRGISRFRGGSFRAWLFRIATNACWDQLRAISRRPTTPIDDMPMELESDQPSPEDFAVRREIGEKIKKALAALPPDQRLAVILRDIEGLDYQEIARVTGSSLGTVKSRINRGRGRLRHYLERYRELFP
- a CDS encoding DUF5915 domain-containing protein, which translates into the protein TGTQVLEELNVKKIEFEKDDAVLKRLADERKIEVAEEGGLSVAIDIEITPELADEGMARELVHRLQTMRKQAGFDIADYIYTYYQGGESLKRVIEKHADYIKQETLSREITAGVPGDAYQESHKIAGEDVVLGVKRQD
- the lepB gene encoding signal peptidase I — its product is MKTMRPSIREIIATLLVAVIIFLGVQATLESRIVEGQSMQPSLHTDERVMVIKASYWFGDPQRGDVIIFDSPQDPDRTLIKRVIALPGEEVEVKDGQVYITDVNGDTFPLDEPYINEEPTYTYGPLVLLEDEYFVLGDNRNHSTDSHVWGMLPGENIIGKTWLIYWPLSDWQLMPSYSYTQD
- a CDS encoding trypsin-like peptidase domain-containing protein; protein product: MGRVKAFLVAVLVMVAVAGCASPQENYSTPLPSPSPTTASNTTESFSLPSITEVVEAVKPAVVSVIVGTVSYNIFLQPVPTEQAGSGVIIDEQGYIVTNNHVVEGAESITVTLTDGRAFDATLTGTDPLTDLAVIKIEGDSLPTVEFSKSSEVEVGEWVVAIGNALALKGGPTVTVGVISALGRTIEVESGWSLYDVIQTDAAINPGNSGGPLINLKGEVVGINTAKITAIDVAGVGFAVSAETARPVVDELIDRGYVSRPYLGVSLVTVTPAIASSYNLATDEGGMVYLVVPGTPAVQAGLQAYDVITRINGEGVTTADDVVLAIRAHEIGDTIEITYFRGTRETTTSAKLVERPRS
- a CDS encoding TrpB-like pyridoxal phosphate-dependent enzyme, whose amino-acid sequence is MERTMYVLDQKDMPTHWYNIQADLPEPLPPLLHPGTKEPTRLPPPLFAEALNEQEFSKERWIEIPEEVQAIYHTWRPTVLHRAYRLEKALDTPAKIFYKYEGTSQAGSHKPNTAVAQCYYNRKEGVKRITTETGAGQWGSALSMAGAMFGVEIKVYMVKISYNQKPYRRILMETWGAKCVASPSEETEIGRGILKEDPNSPGSLGIAISEALEDAFSRDDTKYSIGSVVNHVLLHQTIIGEETRKQMEMADAYPDIIVGNIGGGSNFAGQFLPWVRDKISGAKPDLRVICVEPTAAPSLTKGPYAYDFGDVAGLAPILKMYTLGHTFIPSPIHAGGLRYHGMAPIICHLYKLGFVEARAEHQVATFEAGIKFARTEGIISAPEPCHNIKVAIDEALRCREEGIAKTILIAHSGHGHFDMAAYDAYLSGKLVDYEYPEEQVKEALTHLPQVPG